The Pedobacter frigiditerrae genomic sequence AATAATTTCAAGTGATTCTACAGTTGGTTCTGCTGAAAATAATCTTCCTCCTGCTCCATAAATTTGAAGATCTATGAACCCAGGAATTATTAGATTTTCTCTATCAGAAACAATTTCTGCAGTTTTTACAGTTTTGAATTTTCCTTTAGCAATTTCCAACTCTTCTAATGATATTATAGTGTCTCCATCAAAATAGTTGTAATTATCAAACGTTTGCGTCATGTTAAGCGGCTATTTTTTACGAAGGTAATATTTTAAACTTTTATATTGTCCCTTAGAAAATCCCATATTATGAATATCGAACCAACTTCAAAAAGAAGAAATTTCCTTAAAACTACATTCGCACTTGGCGCTACCGCTTTTATCAATCCCTTAAGCACAGTTGCTTCATTACCAGAAAAGGCAGATGAATTTGCAATTACCGTTGGTCCGTATTTACAAACTAATTTTGGCAACGAAATGACCATCTTGTGGTTAACTAATAAAGTTGCTGCTGGCTGGGTAGAATTTGGAGAAGATATAAACAAGCTTGACCAGAAAGCTTATGGAAAATCAGCATTAGGATTAAAAGCAGCCAATAGCAAACTGAATTGCGTTACAATTAATGGCTTATTGCCTGGTAAAACTTATTATTATCGTATTTATTCTAAAGAAATAAAAGATTTTCAACCCTATAAGCTTACCTACGGAAATACGGTTAATTCTGAAACAGAAAGTTTTATAAACACTGATATATCTAAAAAAGAAGTTTCATTTTTAATGTTAAATGATATTCATGATAGGCCTAAATCTATCCCCTTACTATTGGATTTAGACAAGGGCAACAAAAATGACTTTATCTTTTTTAATGGGGATATTTTTGATTACCAAACAGATGAGCAACAAATTATCGATCACATGTTAAAGCCTTGTGTTGATTCATTCGCCAAACAGACACCATTTATTTATGTAAGAGGAAATCATGAAACACGTGGTAAATTTGCTAGAGAATTTCCTCAATATTATAAGCATGTTGGCCACGCTGCTTTTACTCTTGGGCCTGTTCGTTTTGTTATTATCGATACCGGAGAAGACAAGGAAGACGCTCATCCAGTTTATGCAGGAA encodes the following:
- a CDS encoding FN3 domain-containing metallophosphoesterase family protein → MNIEPTSKRRNFLKTTFALGATAFINPLSTVASLPEKADEFAITVGPYLQTNFGNEMTILWLTNKVAAGWVEFGEDINKLDQKAYGKSALGLKAANSKLNCVTINGLLPGKTYYYRIYSKEIKDFQPYKLTYGNTVNSETESFINTDISKKEVSFLMLNDIHDRPKSIPLLLDLDKGNKNDFIFFNGDIFDYQTDEQQIIDHMLKPCVDSFAKQTPFIYVRGNHETRGKFAREFPQYYKHVGHAAFTLGPVRFVIIDTGEDKEDAHPVYAGIVDFDQYRIEQAEWLKQEISSKEFRKAPFRVVLMHIPPRFSGDAHGPKHCTEVFEPLLNAGKVDLVLSGHTHKYMVHQPNKEANHYPLIIGGGPKEGTRTLTKIIVNDRELKISMRDDSGKEVGNYTARRK